Genomic DNA from Rhodothermales bacterium:
GCCGGCTCGACCACAAAGCGCACCGGGGCGCCGTCCAGCCGGTCATCGAAGTACACGAAGCGACCTACGTCGGTTTGCCACACCTTCTCATCTTCAGCCAGACAGGGACTGCGATATTCCCGGTCGTCCACGGTCTCATGCCGAGTGTCGAGCTCGCGCACCATTTCGAAGCGGTACTGATCGGACCGTCCGGGGATGTCGTCGAAATTCACCACGACCCCCTCGTGTCCACCATAAATGTCGACAAAGGTCTCCACGTAGGAAACGTCGCTGATTGTGGCAGCCGGCACATTGGTCGTCGCTTCGGCCGTGTACGACTGCCCCCGCCGGGTCAGCGACAGGGTGTATGTGGCGTTCTCCCGGATCTGGATGGACCCGGCGTAGAAGGGCTCCCATCGGCACCACCAGCGGCTGTAGGTGGAATCAACCACCAGTTGATCCAGACCGTCCGGCCCCAGAATGTTGACGACCGCATCGTCCACAAACAGCTGCGACGGAGTCAGCCGCGACGAGAAGAAGGGCACGGTCTCGTTCAGGTAGATGCGCGGTGTTTCGCCCGGCATGAGCAGGCCTTCGATCGCCATGGTCGGCCGATAGGGTTGCTCGGTGATGCCAATGGTCTTCTTGCAGCCCAGCAGGCTGAGCGCAGCCAATACAAGCAGAGTTGCTCTCATCAGAATCGCACGTTGTAGGAGATGCTGGGCACGATGGGCAGCAGAGCGACCTGTTTGGCCACGGGCTCGCCGGTCTTGATGTCCAGATCCAGGTAGACGTAGTAGGGATTCAGGCGGCTGTAGGCGTTGTAGGCGCCAATCACAAGCTCGCCCTCGTCAAACCAGCGGGGACTCGCGATCGTGCGCGTGGCCGAGACGTCCAGCCGGTGGTAGTTGGGCATGCGGAAGTTGTTGACCTGCTCGTAGTCGTAGAACAGGCCTTCGTAGAGCTCCCCGCCCAGGCTGACATGCACGCGGCCAACGGGCAGCGTGGCCGCCGGCCCACTCTGGAAAACGAACGCGCCCGAAAGTGACCACTTGCCCGGCAACTCGTACGTCGCAGCAGCAGACACATTGTGCCGCCGGTCATATCGGAAGGGAAAGACCTCCCCGCGATTGAGCGCTGGAAACCGCTGGCGCGTCCAACTCAGCGTGTAGCTGAGCCACCCCGAAAGCTTGCCCGCCCGGCGTTTTACAAACAGCTCCGCCCCGTAGGACCAGCCCCGTCCAAACGTGAGCTGACGGTCGATGTCCTGGTAGGCGAGAATCTGGGTCCCCTCACGGAACAGGACCTGGTTGCGCATTTCCTTGTAGTACCCCTCCAGGCTGGCCTCATAGCGCCCTTCCCGGAAATTCCGGAAGTAGCCAAACGCGTATTGCGTGGCCTCCTGGGGCCTGGCCGCCCGACTCGCCGGGGTCCAGATATCGGTCGGGAGCGATGCGGTCGTGCTCGGAACCAGATGCACGAACTGATTCATCCGTGTAAAGCTGGCCTTGAAGGAAGACCGCTCGGTCAGACTCAGGCGCACCGCAAGTCGGGGCTCAATCGCTGAATAGGTGGTGTCGTCACCGCTGTACCATGGAATCCTCAGGCCGGCACTCAGGCCAAACCGCCCGTTGGAGTCCCAGTCGTCCTGAATGAACACGGCAGACTCGTGCACTTTCCGCTCGGGAATCTGGCCGGCGTCGATTCCGGCGACCACGTGCCCCGTCGGGAGCTGTCCGCCGGTCCCGGTGGACATGAACACATGACGCGTCGTCGTGCCACCGATCCGGATGTTGTGGCGGGGCGCCGGGTAGAATTCCAGCACCGCCTTTGCCGTCAGATCGTTGATGCCAGAGTAGTTCTGGGAGTAGAACTGCCCCTGGATGGTGTTCACCCGGATGAAGTACTCGTTGCTGACCAGCGAGACGTTGGAGAACAACCGGGGCCCGAAAATGTGATTCCAGCGCAGCGTGCCGGTGGAGTTGCCGAAGCGAATGCCGTAGCCGGTTCCGGAAGCGTCGAGGTACTCCGCGTGATCCCGGCCGCGGAAGCCGCTCAGGTAGATCCGGTCATTCTCTCCGGCACTGTAGTTCAGCTTGCCGTTGAGGTCGTAGAAGTAGTAGACCCGGTCCTTCTGAAAGGGCCGAATCAACAGGTCCAGGTAGCTCCGCCGGCCGGAGAGGATGTAGGACGCCTTGCCCTTTGCCAGCGGCCCCTCGATGGTGGCGTGCGACGATACGATGCCGACACCCGCCTGGCCTTCAAACTCCTGCCGGTTGCCATCCCTCATGGAGACGCGCAGGATGGACGAAAGTCGGCCGCCGTACTGGGCGGGAA
This window encodes:
- a CDS encoding DUF4249 family protein, which encodes MRATLLVLAALSLLGCKKTIGITEQPYRPTMAIEGLLMPGETPRIYLNETVPFFSSRLTPSQLFVDDAVVNILGPDGLDQLVVDSTYSRWWCRWEPFYAGSIQIRENATYTLSLTRRGQSYTAEATTNVPAATISDVSYVETFVDIYGGHEGVVVNFDDIPGRSDQYRFEMVRELDTRHETVDDREYRSPCLAEDEKVWQTDVGRFVYFDDRLDGAPVRFVVEPAHTNYKDDKALVYIQSLDREAAEFYERLDRQREANVNPFIEPVFLETGVHGLIGVFSAMNRSEPMPFVFPLDSG
- a CDS encoding TonB-dependent receptor; protein product: MRTLIVFIVCMVAFGSNVQAQRFTISGVITDATNGETLIGANVHAVTAGTGTAANAYGFYSLTLDAADSTTLAFTFVGFEPQVKKVYLNRDVRLNVALQPGAGLLDEVVVSAEALVEDNVRTTRMSVVDVPIRYVEQLPALLGEQDVLKVIQLLPGVQQAQEGTTGYHVRGGNADQNLVELDEATVYNPSHLFGLFSAFNSRALNNVELVKGGFPAQYGGRLSSILRVSMRDGNRQEFEGQAGVGIVSSHATIEGPLAKGKASYILSGRRSYLDLLIRPFQKDRVYYFYDLNGKLNYSAGENDRIYLSGFRGRDHAEYLDASGTGYGIRFGNSTGTLRWNHIFGPRLFSNVSLVSNEYFIRVNTIQGQFYSQNYSGINDLTAKAVLEFYPAPRHNIRIGGTTTRHVFMSTGTGGQLPTGHVVAGIDAGQIPERKVHESAVFIQDDWDSNGRFGLSAGLRIPWYSGDDTTYSAIEPRLAVRLSLTERSSFKASFTRMNQFVHLVPSTTASLPTDIWTPASRAARPQEATQYAFGYFRNFREGRYEASLEGYYKEMRNQVLFREGTQILAYQDIDRQLTFGRGWSYGAELFVKRRAGKLSGWLSYTLSWTRQRFPALNRGEVFPFRYDRRHNVSAAATYELPGKWSLSGAFVFQSGPAATLPVGRVHVSLGGELYEGLFYDYEQVNNFRMPNYHRLDVSATRTIASPRWFDEGELVIGAYNAYSRLNPYYVYLDLDIKTGEPVAKQVALLPIVPSISYNVRF